The proteins below are encoded in one region of Flavobacterium nackdongense:
- a CDS encoding cellulase family glycosylhydrolase, which produces MKNKLFIITFLVFSVVVKAQIQEVTILNKEVIQYQKTEWDIRLLATFVNPFDFSEISLDMILTAPTGEKLVLPCFFVSGKSGSPSLWKARFTPREKGKYSYHFELKKASAEVFSSQINTFNVKPSKAKGFLNTNNLWTFKYDNGTLFRGIGENICWESRDDDDSKYFKKLHEDKRFNYNFMLKKLAANGGNFFRTWMIYWNLPVDWKKVQNNSRYQNSDSYFNESGMKRMDELVQLCDSLGIHMMLALESHVGLMGSGWETSNYNIANGGFAKTPTEFFALPAARAQYKNKLRLMVARYGYSPSVGAWEFFNEVDNAMYNGGPDNQIPADVVTNWHNEMSTFLKSIDPYKHIVATSVSHRDIPGMNDLKNIDINQRHMYKNTSGIPATILEYTAKHNKPYVIGEAGFEWDWSKDFNAIAPEMDADFRRALWLGLFSPTPVLPMSWWWEFFENRGMMSYFEMVKKVNDQMISDGKGEFEIVNIKSLENGLEIYGVRCGKTTYVYVYNSASTKKQLQFQNMNWNKIKGNLELLDTDLKKYSSEKFSVSSEKVFMIDTVLIAPKQELVIRIK; this is translated from the coding sequence ATGAAAAACAAGCTTTTTATAATCACATTCTTAGTTTTTTCTGTGGTCGTGAAGGCGCAGATTCAGGAGGTAACTATACTCAATAAAGAAGTAATTCAATACCAAAAAACCGAATGGGACATTCGACTCCTCGCGACATTTGTGAATCCTTTCGATTTCAGTGAAATTAGTCTCGATATGATCTTGACTGCTCCAACGGGAGAAAAGTTGGTATTGCCTTGTTTTTTCGTTTCAGGAAAAAGTGGTAGTCCATCGCTTTGGAAAGCACGATTTACCCCACGCGAAAAAGGAAAGTACAGCTATCATTTCGAACTCAAGAAAGCTTCGGCTGAAGTATTCTCCTCGCAAATTAACACATTCAATGTAAAACCATCCAAAGCAAAGGGCTTCTTAAATACGAATAATTTATGGACATTTAAATATGACAATGGCACTTTGTTTCGCGGTATTGGCGAAAATATTTGCTGGGAGTCACGCGATGATGATGATTCAAAATACTTCAAGAAACTACACGAAGATAAGCGCTTCAATTACAACTTTATGTTGAAGAAATTGGCAGCAAACGGAGGTAATTTCTTTAGAACCTGGATGATTTACTGGAATTTACCCGTGGACTGGAAAAAAGTACAAAACAACAGTCGCTATCAGAATAGCGATTCCTATTTCAACGAGAGTGGTATGAAACGTATGGATGAGTTGGTGCAACTTTGCGATTCTCTAGGAATACATATGATGTTAGCTCTAGAAAGCCACGTTGGGCTTATGGGGTCAGGATGGGAAACAAGTAATTATAATATTGCCAACGGAGGATTTGCAAAAACACCTACAGAATTTTTTGCATTGCCTGCTGCTCGTGCGCAATACAAAAACAAACTGAGGTTAATGGTAGCGCGTTACGGTTACAGTCCATCTGTTGGTGCTTGGGAATTTTTCAACGAAGTCGACAATGCTATGTATAATGGTGGTCCCGACAATCAAATTCCGGCTGATGTGGTTACCAATTGGCATAACGAAATGAGTACGTTTTTAAAATCAATTGACCCTTATAAGCATATCGTAGCGACTAGCGTTTCCCATCGAGATATTCCGGGAATGAATGACTTGAAAAACATAGATATCAACCAACGCCATATGTATAAAAACACATCAGGAATTCCAGCTACAATTCTCGAATATACGGCTAAACACAACAAGCCCTACGTTATTGGCGAAGCAGGATTTGAGTGGGATTGGAGTAAGGATTTCAACGCCATAGCCCCCGAAATGGATGCTGATTTTCGTCGTGCGTTGTGGCTTGGTTTATTCAGCCCAACACCGGTATTACCTATGAGTTGGTGGTGGGAGTTTTTCGAAAACCGGGGTATGATGTCTTATTTTGAAATGGTCAAAAAAGTGAATGATCAGATGATTTCGGACGGAAAAGGAGAATTCGAAATCGTAAATATTAAATCATTAGAAAATGGTTTAGAAATATATGGAGTTCGTTGCGGAAAAACAACCTATGTTTATGTTTATAATTCCGCCTCAACCAAAAAACAGCTTCAATTCCAGAATATGAATTGGAACAAAATAAAAGGCAATTTGGAACTTCTAGATACGGATTTAAAGAAATACAGTAGCGAAAAATTTAGTGTTTCATCTGAAAAAGTATTTATGATAGACACTGTATTGATTGCTCCCAAACAAGAATTAGTAATACGAATCAAATGA
- the mgrA gene encoding L-glyceraldehyde 3-phosphate reductase yields MYQANSDRYNEMQYRRCGTSGLKLSALSLGLWHNFGDVDTFANYQKIICKAFDLGITHFDLANNYGPPPGSAESNFGKILQQDLKSYRDELIISTKAGYDMWPGPYGDWGSRKYVLASLDQSLKRMQLDYVDIFYSHRPDPETPLEETMGALDYAVRSGKALYAGISNYPADLAARAADILKKMGTPCLIHQPKYSMFERWAENGLLDVVEEKGMGCIAFSPLAQGLLTNKYLKEIPENSRAHKAHGALQTGQITPEIISKINALNEMAKERNQSLAQMAIVWLLKDERVTSVLIGASSADQLVDNVRSLGNMNFDRIELEHIEAILN; encoded by the coding sequence ATGTACCAAGCAAATTCAGATCGATACAACGAAATGCAATACCGCAGATGTGGAACGAGTGGGCTGAAATTATCGGCACTTTCCCTCGGATTGTGGCATAACTTTGGCGATGTAGATACTTTTGCCAACTATCAAAAAATAATTTGTAAAGCCTTCGATTTGGGAATAACTCATTTCGATTTAGCCAATAATTATGGCCCTCCACCTGGTTCAGCCGAATCTAATTTTGGAAAAATCCTGCAGCAAGATTTAAAATCCTACCGTGATGAATTGATTATTTCAACCAAAGCCGGATACGATATGTGGCCAGGTCCTTACGGAGATTGGGGCTCACGCAAATACGTATTGGCCAGTTTGGATCAAAGCTTGAAACGGATGCAATTGGATTATGTAGATATTTTTTATTCCCATCGTCCCGACCCTGAAACTCCGCTTGAAGAAACGATGGGCGCATTGGATTATGCCGTTCGTAGCGGAAAAGCATTGTACGCAGGCATTTCTAATTATCCAGCTGATCTAGCCGCTCGCGCTGCCGATATCCTAAAAAAAATGGGGACGCCATGCTTGATCCACCAGCCTAAATATTCGATGTTCGAACGTTGGGCAGAAAATGGATTACTGGACGTAGTGGAAGAAAAAGGAATGGGATGTATTGCCTTTTCGCCTTTGGCACAAGGTTTATTGACCAATAAATACCTCAAAGAAATACCAGAGAATTCCAGAGCGCATAAAGCTCATGGCGCATTGCAAACCGGACAAATAACACCCGAAATTATTAGTAAAATAAATGCCTTAAACGAAATGGCAAAAGAGCGAAATCAATCTTTGGCTCAAATGGCAATTGTTTGGTTGTTGAAAGACGAGCGCGTAACCTCCGTTTTGATTGGCGCTAGTAGTGCGGACCAATTGGTGGACAATGTTCGTTCACTTGGAAATATGAATTTTGATAGAATAGAGTTGGAACATATTGAAGCCATTTTGAATTAA
- a CDS encoding glycoside hydrolase 5 family protein, producing MDTQKHKLKSVLVTALLILGTLADFSQITAQNAAWPIITRKGDKLYEGTKVFRFMGLAAPNIQQNESQIRLDRSNRFPDEYEIRDLLDGIRRLGGRATRTFSLSIYSPLDNGMPVYIEGHRKYNEEAFRCLDRIIALSHEYDVRLIIPFIASQTFGGIRGVDEFSAIAGKPKGAFWTDEEQKADFRHFLDFLLNRKNTVNGIIYKNDPAILAWQLGNEFGSYPGDRGLKYDEWAPKILDWSLEMAAYIKKVDPNHLIMEAGGADREKLIADANIDIISDHLYEYWNRLGGNPWQLAPIAKESYAKTKGRKPLMIDEFGLGSTENIRELMETIRQTEIVGGLMWSIRSHRRDGGWYYHNEGGTTVNSFHVPGFSAGFVYDEVRLLDLLRKESYLIRGIPTPALQKPAPAPILFVQKDGFTWRGATGAGYYVIERADTTKGPWKLLATGLEDSVLADVVKFEPSPGASEPLVLYVDETAEKGKTYFYRIKGVNVTGESDYSPILKIIK from the coding sequence ATGGATACGCAAAAACACAAACTAAAATCAGTACTTGTAACGGCCCTATTGATACTTGGGACTTTAGCTGATTTTTCTCAGATCACTGCCCAAAATGCGGCTTGGCCCATTATTACCCGTAAGGGCGACAAACTATACGAAGGCACCAAAGTATTTCGATTTATGGGACTGGCAGCACCAAATATTCAGCAAAATGAATCACAAATACGCCTTGACCGCTCGAACCGATTTCCAGACGAATATGAAATTCGCGATTTACTCGATGGCATTCGTCGATTAGGAGGAAGAGCCACTCGAACATTTTCTCTTTCTATATATTCCCCCCTCGATAATGGAATGCCGGTTTACATCGAAGGACATCGCAAGTACAATGAAGAAGCTTTTCGTTGTTTAGACCGCATCATTGCACTAAGTCATGAATATGATGTCAGGTTGATTATACCGTTTATCGCTTCGCAAACCTTCGGTGGTATTCGTGGAGTAGATGAGTTTTCGGCCATTGCAGGCAAACCCAAAGGGGCATTCTGGACTGACGAAGAGCAAAAAGCCGATTTTCGACATTTTTTAGATTTTTTATTGAACCGTAAAAACACTGTCAACGGAATTATCTACAAAAATGACCCTGCTATCCTAGCTTGGCAATTAGGGAACGAATTTGGAAGTTATCCCGGAGATAGAGGTCTGAAATACGACGAATGGGCACCTAAAATCCTGGATTGGAGCCTTGAAATGGCAGCCTATATTAAAAAAGTAGATCCGAATCACTTAATAATGGAGGCTGGTGGTGCCGACCGCGAAAAACTTATTGCCGACGCCAATATTGATATTATTAGTGATCACTTGTATGAATATTGGAATCGTCTGGGCGGAAATCCATGGCAATTGGCACCAATTGCAAAAGAATCCTATGCAAAAACTAAAGGTCGAAAACCATTGATGATTGACGAATTTGGTTTAGGCTCAACCGAAAATATCCGAGAACTAATGGAAACGATTCGTCAAACCGAAATTGTAGGTGGATTGATGTGGAGCATTCGAAGTCATCGACGTGATGGAGGCTGGTATTATCACAACGAAGGCGGAACAACAGTCAATTCGTTCCACGTTCCAGGGTTTTCTGCTGGATTTGTTTACGATGAAGTTCGACTACTCGACTTACTTCGCAAAGAGTCGTACCTAATCAGAGGAATACCCACACCGGCGCTACAAAAACCAGCTCCAGCTCCAATATTATTTGTACAAAAGGACGGTTTTACTTGGCGTGGCGCTACGGGTGCAGGATATTATGTTATAGAACGAGCGGACACTACCAAAGGGCCCTGGAAATTGCTTGCTACGGGTTTAGAAGACTCGGTATTGGCCGATGTGGTCAAATTTGAACCTTCGCCCGGAGCTTCAGAACCATTGGTTTTGTATGTCGATGAAACTGCCGAAAAAGGCAAAACGTATTTTTATCGCATTAAAGGGGTTAATGTAACAGGGGAATCGGATTATTCACCCATTTTAAAAATAATAAAATAA
- a CDS encoding cupin domain-containing protein, protein MNKIIFASIAGIFLGIGITYFTLNTTKNTKTEDPLESKIVFSTQPNQTAGYYFPTHDNLLVMDRSNAEVSEAFIVQIAPNKYTHRHVHDDTEQLFYIISGKGKLTLERLGKKEVFDLLPSNFVHIPRNCYHQTFSQENDTLKYLAIDCFPKGCNPNEPSWDSHARAVCKMNDWNYDEARKKKI, encoded by the coding sequence ATGAATAAGATCATCTTTGCCTCCATAGCAGGTATTTTTTTAGGTATTGGAATTACTTACTTTACGCTAAATACGACCAAGAATACAAAAACTGAAGATCCATTAGAATCTAAGATTGTCTTTTCTACCCAACCCAACCAAACCGCTGGATACTACTTTCCAACTCACGACAATCTTTTGGTGATGGATCGATCCAATGCTGAGGTTTCAGAAGCATTTATTGTTCAAATTGCCCCAAATAAATATACACACCGGCATGTTCACGACGATACCGAACAACTTTTTTATATTATCTCAGGCAAAGGAAAATTAACCCTAGAACGCTTAGGCAAAAAAGAAGTTTTTGATTTGTTGCCTTCCAATTTTGTGCACATTCCGCGCAATTGCTACCACCAAACATTTAGCCAAGAAAATGATACTTTAAAATATTTAGCGATCGATTGTTTTCCAAAAGGGTGTAACCCAAATGAACCAAGTTGGGATTCGCATGCAAGGGCCGTCTGCAAAATGAACGATTGGAACTATGATGAAGCCCGAAAAAAGAAAATCTAA
- a CDS encoding glycoside hydrolase family 2 protein translates to MLFLKPYQFIMLFMAVGAFASNDISLNGNDWRLQQAQFVYQSGEQLSLPTYNDSNWLPAKVPGTVLEPYINAGFFPDPFFADNMNAIPDAFFSGNDFWYRKNITSITFKKNKRYFIEFKGINWKSDIYFNGKLVGSIEGAFQRASFEISGLLNPNGQNALAVLVHHIENWQPGKGKLTKKYLGAPTTNGDVSGLDSPAFLAASGWNWLPIVRGRNTGIWNDVTLTECENVSVKDPWISSELNLPDTTKAALTVRTSLKNHSDKVVTGTLKIEFDKVSLVYPITLNPGELKPIELLPTKFKELTIRNPKLWWPNGYGDQNLYKAKISFIQNNTVSDLQEFNFGIRKITSEVKNNILFLYCNGVRILVRGGNWGLPEAMLRCDSEGYDLRVRLHKEANFNMIRNWVGQTGHDHFYQACDKYGILIWDDFWLANPVDGPTPKDTTMFMNNVRDKIKWVRKHPSVALYCGRNEGLPPAELDAAMKEATKLLDGTRLYLSESADGVVTGLGPYDLRPIPWYFENRGQTFHSELGIIAFPEVESMKRMLPENKLWPINDMWAIHDYQWGRSEKFTKTIESRFGIPTDVADYSRRAQLLNYESAKAMFECLQSNQGSGVLLWMSQAAWPSMICQLYDHYFEYTASYFAVKKACRPIHVLFDPRNNEIRLANNTADALKKVKVKAILCDKNGNKISEQEGIIACNSGTAKTCFKLISYENKEIHFLKLEAKINDKEILDNFYWLENKESNCLDLNTIPEAEISIQNEIISDGETVVVNVNLENNTPNVSLLNKLKVKNNKGESVLPVFFSDNYISLLPGEKRSIRLNFDKKSSGSAYLLVEGWNHDPRLQKLFDN, encoded by the coding sequence ATGTTATTTCTTAAACCATATCAATTCATAATGCTATTTATGGCTGTAGGGGCATTCGCGTCGAACGATATTAGCCTCAATGGGAATGACTGGCGCCTGCAGCAAGCTCAATTTGTTTATCAAAGTGGAGAGCAGCTATCACTTCCAACCTATAATGATTCGAATTGGTTACCAGCCAAAGTACCCGGCACAGTACTCGAACCTTATATCAATGCAGGCTTTTTTCCTGACCCGTTTTTTGCGGATAATATGAATGCGATTCCTGATGCTTTTTTTTCGGGCAATGACTTTTGGTATCGGAAAAACATAACAAGTATAACTTTTAAAAAAAACAAACGATATTTTATTGAATTTAAAGGAATCAATTGGAAGTCCGATATCTATTTCAACGGAAAATTAGTGGGTAGTATCGAAGGTGCTTTTCAACGTGCCAGTTTTGAAATTAGCGGACTTTTAAATCCCAATGGCCAGAACGCTTTGGCTGTGCTGGTGCATCATATTGAAAATTGGCAACCCGGAAAAGGAAAGCTAACCAAAAAATATTTAGGGGCACCAACAACCAATGGAGATGTTTCAGGACTTGACAGCCCCGCTTTTCTTGCCGCTTCAGGCTGGAATTGGCTTCCCATTGTGCGAGGCCGCAATACAGGAATTTGGAATGATGTCACTTTAACCGAATGCGAAAATGTGAGCGTAAAAGATCCTTGGATAAGCTCTGAACTGAATTTGCCGGACACAACAAAAGCGGCTTTGACAGTGAGAACATCTCTAAAAAATCATTCCGACAAAGTGGTAACAGGCACACTTAAAATCGAATTTGACAAAGTAAGTTTGGTTTATCCAATAACACTGAACCCCGGAGAATTAAAACCTATTGAACTGTTACCAACTAAGTTTAAAGAATTAACTATTCGAAATCCAAAGCTTTGGTGGCCCAACGGATATGGCGATCAAAACCTGTACAAAGCAAAAATTAGCTTTATTCAAAACAATACGGTATCCGACTTACAGGAGTTTAATTTCGGAATCCGTAAAATAACTTCCGAAGTAAAAAATAATATTCTGTTTTTGTATTGTAATGGGGTGCGAATTTTGGTCAGAGGAGGCAATTGGGGATTGCCCGAAGCCATGCTGCGCTGTGATTCTGAAGGGTACGATCTAAGAGTTCGTCTTCACAAGGAAGCCAATTTTAATATGATTCGAAATTGGGTGGGGCAAACAGGGCACGACCATTTTTACCAAGCTTGCGATAAATATGGAATACTGATCTGGGACGATTTCTGGCTTGCCAATCCTGTTGATGGCCCTACGCCGAAAGACACAACTATGTTTATGAATAATGTTCGTGATAAAATTAAATGGGTCCGAAAACATCCCTCTGTAGCACTCTACTGCGGCAGAAACGAAGGGCTTCCACCAGCCGAATTGGACGCTGCGATGAAAGAAGCAACTAAATTATTGGATGGCACAAGGTTATATCTTTCTGAATCGGCCGATGGTGTGGTTACTGGTTTAGGACCTTATGATCTGCGTCCTATTCCGTGGTATTTCGAAAATCGTGGGCAAACTTTTCATAGCGAATTGGGAATAATTGCCTTTCCAGAGGTAGAAAGTATGAAGAGAATGTTGCCGGAAAATAAACTCTGGCCTATCAACGATATGTGGGCGATACACGATTATCAGTGGGGACGTTCCGAAAAATTCACAAAAACCATCGAATCGCGTTTTGGTATTCCAACCGATGTCGCTGATTATTCCCGTAGAGCTCAGCTGCTCAATTACGAATCGGCAAAAGCGATGTTTGAATGTCTGCAAAGCAATCAAGGCAGTGGTGTTTTGTTATGGATGAGTCAGGCTGCTTGGCCATCAATGATTTGTCAGTTGTACGATCATTATTTTGAATATACAGCTTCCTATTTTGCGGTCAAAAAAGCATGTCGTCCAATTCACGTTCTATTCGACCCTCGAAACAATGAAATTCGGTTGGCTAACAATACCGCTGATGCATTAAAAAAGGTAAAAGTAAAAGCCATTTTATGTGATAAAAATGGAAACAAAATTTCTGAGCAAGAGGGAATTATCGCTTGTAACTCAGGCACAGCAAAAACTTGCTTTAAATTGATATCCTACGAGAACAAGGAAATTCATTTTCTGAAATTAGAAGCAAAAATAAACGATAAAGAAATCCTAGATAATTTCTATTGGCTCGAAAATAAAGAAAGTAATTGTTTGGATTTGAACACAATACCTGAAGCTGAAATAAGCATACAAAATGAAATTATAAGTGATGGGGAAACGGTGGTGGTCAATGTCAATTTGGAGAACAATACCCCTAATGTATCCTTATTGAATAAACTGAAAGTGAAAAACAATAAAGGGGAAAGTGTGTTGCCTGTTTTTTTTAGCGACAATTATATTTCGTTGTTACCGGGCGAAAAACGGAGTATTCGTTTGAATTTTGATAAGAAGAGTTCGGGCTCAGCCTATCTGCTTGTAGAGGGCTGGAATCATGATCCACGGCTACAAAAATTGTTTGACAATTAA